From the genome of Psychrilyobacter atlanticus DSM 19335, one region includes:
- a CDS encoding DUF1254 domain-containing protein — translation MKKKNILKSSILISAIVLVFTGCTNKSSKSSELTFQRHKTLANLEFDRGYPTADSAEALQQELAFQRATQAYLWALPITNMRAMQEGHAELMGGTSYNKIAIYEDRLKPNTIIATPNSDVIYGLAWLDMKDTGPLVIEAPAGLQSLVDNMLHDALVGPKKKDGTHYSGDIGIAGPDQGKGGTFLILPPGESRANYDSNKYFIYESNTYEVFLLLRSFFMDINNTAPAVDLMKKTKIYPLIGEAKPMEYYEVSDIPSNSLSPKDWTYFEQLDRTIQAEPILEVDPYMNGILASLGIKKGYKFNPSDAEKEMLTLAAQTGWKIAKEVALNFDEKGRDTVGRTIFWEESPSWVAHALVDEDGNQYASMSDTSYNSIETGHTNVDAKIHMYINHFSISDGMINAKIGRGAKYAGAYKDSNGEYLRGERTYSITLPKNVPAGLFWSLTAYDAETAAGVPSNNKYPSIGDRDNPIKNPDGSTTLWFGPSLPEGAYTENYVHIPKDKNWFSLIRLYGPKKSLFTGEWIPGEFIEIESN, via the coding sequence TTGAAAAAAAAGAACATATTAAAAAGTAGTATATTAATAAGTGCTATAGTATTAGTTTTTACTGGGTGCACGAATAAATCAAGTAAATCAAGTGAATTAACGTTTCAGCGTCACAAAACCTTAGCAAATTTAGAGTTTGATCGTGGTTATCCAACGGCTGATTCAGCTGAAGCTCTTCAACAGGAGCTAGCTTTTCAAAGAGCTACCCAAGCATATCTTTGGGCACTTCCAATTACAAACATGAGAGCTATGCAAGAAGGACACGCAGAGCTTATGGGTGGCACATCTTATAATAAAATTGCTATTTACGAAGACAGGTTAAAACCAAATACGATTATTGCTACACCTAATAGTGATGTAATCTATGGTTTAGCATGGTTAGATATGAAGGATACAGGACCTTTAGTTATTGAAGCGCCAGCTGGATTACAATCTCTTGTAGATAATATGTTGCATGATGCATTGGTTGGTCCTAAAAAGAAAGATGGTACCCATTATTCTGGAGATATAGGAATTGCTGGTCCTGATCAAGGTAAGGGTGGAACATTCTTAATTCTTCCTCCAGGGGAATCACGAGCGAATTATGATTCTAATAAATATTTCATTTATGAATCAAATACATATGAAGTATTCTTGCTCCTTAGATCATTTTTTATGGATATAAATAACACAGCTCCTGCAGTTGATCTTATGAAAAAAACTAAGATTTATCCATTAATTGGAGAAGCTAAGCCAATGGAATATTATGAAGTTTCAGATATACCAAGTAACTCTCTCTCCCCTAAAGACTGGACTTACTTTGAACAGTTGGATCGTACTATTCAAGCTGAACCAATATTAGAGGTTGATCCTTACATGAATGGTATTCTTGCTTCTTTAGGTATCAAGAAGGGATATAAGTTCAACCCATCGGATGCTGAAAAAGAAATGTTAACACTTGCAGCACAAACTGGTTGGAAAATAGCAAAAGAAGTTGCATTAAACTTTGATGAAAAAGGACGTGATACTGTTGGGCGTACAATCTTTTGGGAGGAATCTCCTTCATGGGTAGCTCATGCCTTAGTTGATGAGGATGGTAATCAGTATGCTTCAATGTCTGATACTTCGTATAATTCAATTGAAACAGGGCACACAAATGTAGATGCTAAGATACATATGTACATCAACCACTTCTCTATATCCGATGGAATGATAAATGCTAAAATTGGCAGAGGAGCTAAGTATGCAGGGGCATATAAAGATTCAAATGGTGAATATCTGCGTGGTGAACGAACATATTCAATAACACTTCCAAAGAACGTACCTGCAGGACTATTTTGGTCGTTAACTGCATATGATGCAGAGACTGCTGCTGGAGTGCCAAGTAATAATAAGTATCCATCGATTGGTGACCGAGACAACCCTATTAAAAATCCTGATGGTTCGACAACTTTATGGTTTGGCCCATCATTACCTGAAGGAGCTTATACTGAAAATTATGTTCATATTCCAAAAGACAAAAATTGGTTCTCTTTAATACGACTATACGGTCCTAAGAAGAGTTTGTTCACTGGAGAATGGATTCCTGGTGAGTTTATAGAAATAGAATCTAATTAA
- a CDS encoding LA_2272 family surface repeat-containing protein: protein MKKIVLILMLTIGYISMASGMDESNTGARLNVLFWTAGGTLDGEIEAGEGNKERDYHGLDLNLVSLSKSRDFTGYQFSIFGMNKVEGDFTGLGQGMVNYHKGKSEGVQIGAINIGKSVKGAQWGLINTAKKLNGFQIGFLNYSPDGFLPIFPFFNISKSIID from the coding sequence ATGAAAAAGATAGTATTAATATTAATGTTAACAATAGGATATATTTCTATGGCAAGTGGAATGGATGAATCAAATACAGGGGCAAGATTAAATGTTTTATTTTGGACTGCAGGGGGGACTTTAGACGGTGAAATCGAAGCAGGAGAAGGGAATAAAGAAAGAGACTATCATGGATTAGATTTAAATCTAGTTTCTTTATCTAAATCAAGAGATTTTACTGGGTATCAATTTTCAATTTTTGGAATGAATAAAGTTGAAGGAGATTTTACTGGTTTAGGTCAAGGAATGGTAAATTATCATAAGGGGAAAAGTGAAGGAGTACAGATTGGAGCTATTAACATAGGGAAAAGTGTTAAAGGTGCTCAGTGGGGATTAATAAATACAGCAAAGAAATTAAATGGTTTTCAAATAGGTTTCCTAAACTATTCACCAGATGGATTTTTACCAATATTCCCATTTTTTAATATATCTAAATCAATAATTGATTAA
- a CDS encoding OmpP1/FadL family transporter yields the protein MKNKVILWVLICTLGISAYGSNGSKMIGQTTRSSGMGGSGIAINEDVSSSDSNPASLSYIEGSVLQFDLGLISPKTSFEGPNQKINGESMIIPLPSFSYAHRVENSDLVLGISLIGEGGLGTEYNSGVLNQKFSSDLAYATLNFTAAYKINDKWSVGVTPYLSYSAMNMEIGNQIKLEEMKASGYGIKIGTIYSINERWNVALKYTVEDQLDYEGKYYAIGSNEGSAETNLSWPSELALGTSYKLTEKLLLAADIKFIDWSNAMKSMDIKLEGAKDQSIPLDWKDQIVYAIGLEYSATEKIKLRAGYNYGANPIPSATVMPILSLITEHHITAGIGYEYSENLTVNGSLEYAFNNNQKNTKSLIGGTSETGITIGSLGISYKL from the coding sequence ATGAAAAATAAAGTAATATTATGGGTTTTAATTTGTACATTAGGAATAAGTGCATATGGATCAAATGGCTCAAAAATGATTGGACAGACAACTAGATCTTCAGGGATGGGAGGCTCTGGGATAGCTATAAATGAAGATGTATCTAGCTCAGATTCTAATCCAGCATCATTATCATATATAGAGGGGTCAGTTCTTCAATTTGATCTTGGATTAATCTCCCCTAAAACTTCTTTTGAGGGACCAAATCAAAAAATTAATGGTGAGTCTATGATCATACCATTACCTAGTTTTTCCTATGCTCATAGGGTAGAAAATTCAGATTTGGTATTAGGAATATCTCTAATAGGAGAAGGGGGCCTAGGAACAGAATATAATAGTGGTGTTTTAAATCAAAAATTTTCTTCTGATTTAGCCTATGCTACTTTAAATTTTACGGCAGCTTATAAAATAAACGATAAATGGTCAGTAGGAGTAACTCCGTATTTGTCATATTCAGCTATGAATATGGAGATAGGAAATCAAATAAAACTAGAGGAGATGAAGGCATCTGGTTATGGAATAAAAATAGGAACAATATATTCTATTAACGAGAGATGGAATGTTGCTCTTAAATATACAGTAGAAGATCAATTGGATTATGAAGGTAAGTATTATGCCATAGGAAGTAATGAAGGAAGTGCCGAGACTAATCTTTCATGGCCGTCAGAATTAGCTTTAGGAACTTCATATAAATTAACTGAGAAATTACTTTTGGCAGCTGATATCAAATTTATTGATTGGTCAAATGCTATGAAAAGTATGGATATAAAGTTAGAAGGTGCAAAAGATCAATCTATTCCATTAGATTGGAAAGATCAAATTGTATACGCTATAGGTCTTGAATATAGTGCTACAGAAAAAATAAAATTAAGAGCTGGTTATAATTATGGAGCCAATCCTATTCCATCCGCTACAGTTATGCCTATTTTATCTTTAATAACAGAACACCATATTACAGCAGGTATAGGATATGAATATTCTGAAAATCTAACTGTAAATGGGTCATTGGAATATGCATTTAACAATAATCAAAAGAATACAAAAAGCTTGATAGGTGGGACAAGTGAAACGGGGATAACAATAGGTAGTTTAGGAATATCGTACAAGCTATAA
- the pepV gene encoding dipeptidase PepV has protein sequence MLQDKVLNYKDDVVKSIQEAIRIKSVEEAALPGMPFGEGPAKALAHFLELGETLGFESTNFDNYAGHIDFGDGEETLAILGHVDVVPEGEGWDHDPYGGIIADGKIYGRGTLDDKGPMIMCMYAMKALKDSGLKLNKKIRMILGANEETNWGCMDHYFGTLKMPQPTLAFTPDSSFPVTFAEKGIMQVTMTKNIDTKNITIEGGKAFNSVAESCEMTFPAELLNTLEAKIKEYNENNEYKMEIKDGKLISYGKSSHGARPQSGYNAISALMGTLEGVDLGEISEFVTFYNSKIGMEYNGVSMGIGFEDADSGKLSLNIGKVSIQDGKVELSIDMRYPVTTKKEAVLEGLEKAAAENNFELTVKSHTNALYSPKDTVLVKTLMDVYKEITGDADAEPVAIGGGTYARAVDNGVAFGALLHDQEDNMHQKNEYLEISKLDTLLKIYVEAIYRLAK, from the coding sequence ATGTTACAAGATAAAGTATTAAACTATAAAGATGACGTAGTAAAATCAATACAGGAAGCTATTAGAATTAAGAGTGTAGAGGAAGCTGCTTTACCTGGGATGCCATTTGGAGAAGGACCTGCAAAGGCCTTAGCTCACTTTTTAGAGTTAGGAGAAACATTAGGATTTGAATCTACTAACTTTGATAACTATGCTGGTCATATTGATTTCGGAGATGGAGAGGAAACTCTAGCTATCCTTGGACATGTAGATGTAGTACCTGAAGGGGAAGGATGGGATCACGATCCATATGGTGGAATTATTGCTGACGGTAAGATCTATGGTAGAGGAACTTTAGACGACAAGGGTCCTATGATCATGTGTATGTATGCTATGAAAGCATTAAAAGATTCTGGATTAAAGCTAAACAAGAAAATTAGAATGATCTTAGGAGCTAACGAAGAAACTAACTGGGGATGTATGGACCACTACTTTGGTACTCTAAAGATGCCGCAACCAACTTTAGCATTTACTCCTGATTCAAGTTTTCCAGTTACATTTGCAGAAAAAGGAATTATGCAGGTGACTATGACTAAAAATATCGATACTAAAAACATCACTATCGAAGGTGGAAAAGCATTTAACTCCGTAGCAGAAAGTTGTGAAATGACATTCCCAGCTGAACTTTTAAACACTTTAGAAGCTAAAATAAAAGAATACAATGAAAACAATGAATATAAGATGGAAATCAAAGATGGAAAATTAATCTCTTATGGTAAATCATCTCATGGAGCTAGACCACAAAGTGGATATAATGCTATATCTGCATTGATGGGAACTTTAGAAGGAGTAGATTTAGGAGAGATCTCTGAATTTGTAACTTTCTATAACTCTAAGATAGGAATGGAGTACAACGGTGTTTCTATGGGAATTGGATTTGAAGATGCAGACTCTGGAAAATTAAGTTTAAACATTGGAAAAGTATCTATCCAGGATGGTAAGGTAGAATTAAGCATCGATATGAGATACCCTGTAACAACTAAAAAAGAAGCTGTTTTAGAAGGGTTAGAAAAAGCTGCTGCAGAAAATAATTTTGAATTAACTGTAAAGAGCCACACCAATGCACTTTATTCTCCTAAAGACACTGTCTTAGTAAAAACACTTATGGACGTATACAAAGAGATCACAGGAGATGCAGATGCTGAACCTGTAGCTATCGGTGGGGGAACATATGCCAGAGCCGTAGATAATGGTGTAGCATTTGGAGCATTATTACACGATCAAGAGGACAATATGCACCAAAAAAATGAGTATTTAGAGATCAGCAAGTTAGATACACTATTAAAGATCTATGTAGAAGCTATCTATAGATTAGCTAAATAA
- a CDS encoding alkyl/aryl-sulfatase, whose translation MKKMKFAIVALMLVAVTGCNETKTEVKGEEKTEVSSAHFDPKGKGASKYTIEKWEEQKNKLPFEDKRDFDEQRKGFIAAPDYREIKDKDGKVVWNIGSYDYLLKEGEDYKSIHPSLQRQAILNMNYGLYKVADGIYQVRGFDLANITFVKGDTGWIVMDPLTSPETSSAALKFVNEQLGERPVVAVIYSHSHADHFGGARGVVDEKDVKSGKVKVIAPVGFMEHAVSENLATGNAMNRRLFFQYGVLLPSDPHGHVDQSIGKNISKGQVGLVAPNVTVSKHIENMTVDGVKMVFQNTPGTEAPSEMNTYFPETKTFWAAENITATIHNIYTLRGALVRDALLWSKNIDQALYMFGQDAEVMMASHTWPRFGNDRIQEVMRDQRDTYANLNNGVLNLANKGVTINEVHNEYEVPESLQNKWSARSYHGSVEHNSRAVINRYLGYWDANPATLIPLSPSDSAPLYVEMMGGSKEIIKKGQELYDAGKYKLAQEILNKLVYAEPENQEAKDLLADVFEQIGYQQESPSVRNSFLEGAYELRNGIPTGGSVDTTGPDFIKGMETESWIDFLSIRLNSKKIGDTKFVANLKTPDNNEEYIVELNNSTLTTIKGFQHKGPTFTITVDRKDLNPVLMGQKTIEQLIEEGIAKSTGDISAIKKVRESLDTFEKGFEILPGTKK comes from the coding sequence ATGAAAAAGATGAAGTTTGCAATAGTGGCACTGATGCTAGTAGCAGTTACTGGATGTAATGAGACTAAGACAGAGGTTAAAGGAGAGGAGAAAACAGAGGTTAGCTCTGCCCATTTTGATCCAAAGGGAAAGGGTGCATCAAAATATACAATTGAAAAATGGGAGGAGCAAAAAAATAAACTACCATTTGAAGATAAGAGAGATTTTGATGAGCAGAGAAAAGGGTTTATAGCTGCCCCAGATTATAGGGAAATTAAAGATAAAGACGGAAAAGTAGTTTGGAATATAGGAAGTTATGATTATTTATTAAAAGAAGGGGAAGATTATAAATCAATTCATCCCTCATTACAGAGACAAGCAATTCTTAATATGAACTATGGTTTGTATAAGGTAGCAGACGGGATTTATCAGGTTAGAGGTTTTGACTTAGCAAATATAACATTTGTTAAAGGTGATACAGGGTGGATAGTAATGGACCCTTTGACATCACCAGAGACTTCATCAGCAGCACTTAAATTTGTCAATGAGCAGTTAGGAGAACGTCCTGTAGTAGCAGTAATATATTCACATTCCCATGCAGATCATTTTGGAGGCGCTAGAGGTGTAGTTGACGAAAAGGATGTAAAGAGTGGAAAGGTAAAAGTAATTGCTCCAGTTGGATTTATGGAACATGCTGTATCTGAAAACCTTGCTACAGGAAATGCTATGAATCGTCGTTTATTCTTCCAATATGGTGTACTTTTACCGTCAGATCCTCATGGCCATGTAGACCAATCAATAGGAAAAAACATATCAAAGGGTCAGGTTGGATTAGTAGCTCCAAATGTAACAGTTTCAAAGCACATAGAAAATATGACTGTAGATGGCGTAAAAATGGTATTCCAAAACACCCCTGGAACAGAGGCACCATCGGAAATGAATACTTATTTCCCAGAAACAAAAACTTTCTGGGCAGCAGAAAATATAACTGCAACAATTCATAATATCTATACATTGAGAGGAGCATTAGTAAGAGATGCATTATTATGGTCAAAGAACATTGATCAAGCTCTATATATGTTTGGACAAGATGCAGAAGTAATGATGGCATCCCATACTTGGCCTAGATTTGGAAATGACAGGATTCAAGAAGTTATGAGAGATCAGAGAGATACCTATGCCAATCTAAATAATGGAGTATTAAATTTAGCAAATAAAGGTGTAACAATCAACGAAGTTCATAATGAATATGAGGTTCCTGAAAGTCTTCAAAATAAATGGAGTGCAAGAAGTTATCACGGATCAGTAGAGCATAACAGTAGAGCTGTAATAAATAGATACTTAGGATACTGGGATGCCAATCCAGCTACATTGATTCCACTATCTCCATCAGATTCAGCACCGCTATATGTAGAGATGATGGGTGGAAGTAAGGAAATTATTAAAAAAGGACAAGAACTATATGATGCTGGGAAATACAAATTAGCTCAGGAAATATTAAATAAATTAGTATATGCAGAGCCTGAAAATCAGGAAGCAAAAGATCTCTTGGCAGATGTGTTTGAACAAATAGGATATCAGCAGGAGAGTCCAAGTGTAAGAAATAGTTTCTTAGAAGGGGCTTATGAACTTAGAAATGGTATACCAACAGGAGGTTCTGTAGATACAACTGGACCTGACTTTATTAAGGGGATGGAAACAGAATCATGGATAGATTTCTTATCAATTAGATTGAATAGTAAAAAAATCGGAGATACTAAGTTCGTTGCTAATCTAAAGACACCGGATAATAATGAGGAATATATTGTAGAGTTAAATAACTCAACTTTGACAACAATAAAAGGGTTTCAACATAAAGGTCCTACATTCACTATTACAGTAGATAGAAAGGATTTGAATCCTGTATTGATGGGTCAAAAAACGATTGAGCAATTGATAGAAGAAGGTATCGCAAAGAGTACAGGAGATATATCAGCAATAAAAAAAGTAAGAGAATCTTTAGATACATTTGAAAAAGGATTTGAAATCTTACCAGGGACTAAAAAATAA
- a CDS encoding sodium:calcium antiporter, with amino-acid sequence MVYLILFFIVAGGMVFFAKRLTHSGDNLGKSLGMESSWVGVVLLASITSLPELVTGITSTNLGNQTMAIANIFGSNTFNLFIIFILDVIILRKFVFIKNIDRKEGLKLSLLTLFLSSIFILGSFFKEVQLLGQSPFILFIFGGYIFFMKSQGSNEEEKKKIDYTKVMKPLKIFLIDSIGVVILGYVLSQTADKLAVTPIMGIVLGQSIIGGFLLAVSTSLPELIVSTEAVKKGDFQMAMGNILGSNLFNLATLMVVEFLSKGSLYNYLGGFNFSVVGAAILIQGIFSISLYYKKEKLSFLLLGGYLLSLVTSI; translated from the coding sequence ATGGTTTATTTAATATTATTTTTTATTGTTGCTGGTGGGATGGTATTTTTCGCTAAAAGACTCACTCATTCAGGGGATAACTTAGGGAAATCTCTGGGAATGGAATCCTCGTGGGTAGGAGTAGTTTTACTTGCATCTATCACATCCTTGCCTGAGTTGGTTACCGGGATCACATCTACTAATCTAGGGAACCAGACTATGGCTATAGCTAATATTTTTGGGAGCAATACTTTTAATCTCTTTATAATTTTTATCCTGGATGTTATTATCTTAAGAAAGTTTGTTTTCATAAAAAATATCGATAGAAAAGAGGGATTAAAGTTATCTCTTCTTACTTTATTTTTAAGCAGTATCTTCATATTGGGTTCATTCTTTAAAGAGGTTCAGCTTTTAGGACAAAGTCCATTTATCCTTTTTATCTTTGGAGGTTATATCTTCTTCATGAAATCCCAGGGTAGTAATGAGGAGGAAAAAAAGAAGATTGATTATACGAAAGTAATGAAACCATTAAAAATATTTTTAATCGATTCTATAGGGGTAGTTATTTTAGGGTATGTCTTATCCCAGACTGCGGATAAATTAGCTGTTACACCTATAATGGGTATTGTCCTTGGCCAATCAATAATAGGAGGTTTTTTATTGGCTGTCTCTACCTCCCTTCCAGAATTGATAGTTTCTACAGAAGCGGTAAAAAAAGGGGATTTTCAGATGGCTATGGGAAATATCCTAGGGAGTAACTTATTTAACCTGGCTACCCTTATGGTAGTTGAATTTCTATCTAAGGGGAGTCTCTACAACTATTTAGGAGGTTTTAACTTTTCTGTTGTCGGTGCAGCTATTTTAATTCAAGGTATCTTCAGTATAAGCTTATATTATAAAAAGGAAAAACTTTCTTTTTTATTGTTAGGTGGATACCTATTATCTCTAGTAACCTCAATATAG
- a CDS encoding MarR family winged helix-turn-helix transcriptional regulator, with the protein MEKITSKFAGLVKIFSSIDKEINYTAKERLKLLGITKAESVYIKLIYEAEGLTQYEIAKSLHMSKTLTIKHISSLEKKKIIYKVEADLNKKQVYLTDKGVEIYKSFNEILELLGSIMFEEFPEKKVDEYIIILNSIKNNLNKFNKRRVNESDINHNKFE; encoded by the coding sequence ATGGAGAAAATAACAAGTAAATTTGCTGGACTGGTTAAAATATTTTCATCTATTGATAAAGAAATAAATTATACGGCCAAAGAAAGATTAAAATTGTTAGGGATAACCAAGGCAGAAAGTGTATATATCAAGCTGATCTATGAGGCAGAAGGACTAACCCAGTATGAGATAGCAAAATCTCTCCACATGAGCAAAACCCTTACAATAAAACACATCAGCAGTTTAGAGAAAAAAAAGATCATATATAAAGTAGAAGCTGATTTAAATAAAAAACAAGTTTACCTGACAGATAAAGGTGTGGAGATCTATAAAAGTTTTAATGAAATTTTAGAACTCCTAGGAAGTATTATGTTTGAGGAGTTTCCTGAAAAAAAAGTAGACGAATATATAATTATATTAAATTCTATAAAAAATAATTTAAATAAATTTAATAAAAGAAGAGTCAATGAGTCTGATATTAACCATAATAAATTTGAATAA
- the ebgR gene encoding transcriptional regulator EbgR, translated as MATLKEIAEKVGVSPATISRVLNEDKNISVKEETRIKIFNIAKELGYKTIAERYLDKKIQRKYKVGVVFSHSEKVELEDSYYRSIKFGIENQCKKRGFDIVKSYYPDIDDSTTKKLHRVDGIIAVGWFTPAEIKELNLISKNIIFVDSCPDEEKFDSVVVDLRKIVENVINYFIKIGYNRIGFIGGQDTAYDGTINMDSRESTFREYGKFKGVISEKDIYIGSFTTLDGYNLASKIIQEKNIPEALFIANDSMAIGALKAFNENAINIPNDLSIISVNDIPNAKFTFPSLSTVRIHSEFMGIEAVELMFQKLEMNREIPLKILVPTKLILRNSSK; from the coding sequence ATGGCCACACTCAAAGAAATAGCTGAAAAGGTAGGTGTATCTCCTGCAACTATATCAAGAGTCTTAAATGAAGATAAAAATATAAGTGTTAAGGAAGAAACAAGGATTAAAATTTTTAATATCGCCAAAGAATTAGGCTATAAAACTATAGCTGAACGATATTTAGATAAAAAAATACAAAGAAAATATAAAGTAGGTGTAGTTTTTAGTCATAGTGAAAAAGTAGAATTAGAAGACTCCTACTACCGTTCCATTAAATTTGGAATTGAAAATCAGTGTAAAAAAAGAGGGTTTGATATAGTGAAATCATACTACCCTGATATAGATGATTCCACCACTAAAAAATTGCACAGAGTAGATGGAATTATTGCAGTTGGATGGTTTACCCCAGCAGAGATCAAAGAATTAAATTTAATTTCAAAAAATATTATATTTGTCGATTCTTGTCCTGATGAAGAGAAGTTTGATTCAGTAGTAGTGGATTTGCGTAAAATTGTAGAAAATGTAATAAATTATTTTATTAAAATTGGATATAATAGGATTGGATTTATTGGGGGACAAGATACAGCCTATGATGGCACCATTAATATGGACTCTAGGGAAAGTACTTTTAGAGAATATGGAAAGTTTAAAGGTGTAATCTCTGAAAAAGATATATATATTGGAAGTTTTACTACTCTTGATGGGTATAATTTGGCATCTAAGATTATCCAAGAAAAAAATATTCCTGAAGCTTTGTTTATCGCAAATGATTCTATGGCAATTGGAGCATTAAAAGCTTTCAATGAAAATGCCATCAATATTCCAAATGATCTGTCTATTATCAGTGTAAACGATATTCCAAATGCTAAATTTACTTTCCCTTCCCTTTCAACTGTCAGAATTCATTCTGAATTTATGGGGATTGAAGCTGTAGAACTTATGTTTCAAAAATTAGAGATGAATAGAGAGATTCCTTTAAAAATATTAGTTCCGACTAAATTAATTTTAAGAAACAGCTCTAAATAA